DNA sequence from the Juglans microcarpa x Juglans regia isolate MS1-56 chromosome 5S, Jm3101_v1.0, whole genome shotgun sequence genome:
atgaattgaaaattgaataaaatatttttataatattattttataatattattattgttttgatatttaaaaaagttgaattgtttattatatattgtgtgagaatttgaaaaaattataaggatgagatgaaactatttATATATCCAAATAGGGCCTAAAAGTTTTTCCGCTTATGGCATTACtcattttcttagattttcGATCAACGTCCCTCCATCTTCAAGGTGCAAGGGGAGATGCAAAAGATGGATAAAGGAGCCATGGCCGGATTAATGCTATCCTTTGAAGTGTGCCGCTAAATTTGATATTTATGCAAAGGTGCCTGAAACGATTCGAAACTAGACCACTGTAGTGGTGATATTAATTAGTTTGCAACATattgctcttttcttttctgttttctttatGTTATAAACTTGTAAAAGCAGCAATAAAGCCAAGGGCCTTTCGCAAGACGTGGCTTGTTTGTATCCACCCTGAGCTTCGAAAAGTATTGTAGACAAACTTTAATCTGCAACATCTACCAAAGAGGCAGCAACATCTGCCTTGCACACCCCATAATCATAATGGCTTTGATTTTCTCAAGTAAGTCTAGCCATCAATGTTTGTTGTTTTAGGCATCTTTGCACATAAAGCAAGATTTTGTTAAATCCTAGAAAAGTTTTGTCGATAAGACTACTTGCTAGGTGAGATTTTCcgttttgaataatattatacaccatACTCTCATCCTATCAAGTAAAATATGACACattcatcactattagatgataaagatacatccaataaataatcattcaatgaTGATAAACGTGACACATTTTATTTAGTGAGATGATAGTttggtatatagaatttttcatttcatatttgtcAGTAAAATcaagcctctctctctttttttttttttttttttttttttgtcaactaatttttcctttcatcttGCATATCTCCCTTTGTCATGCATGATAATGCTATAGCCTTTTTCCCATCAAAGACCTATCGAGAACGACGGATGCAGAAATTTTACCTTGCCAAAGACTACATAAAAAGGATGAAGCACACAGCATAAGacgtatataaatataaaaacacaaTCTCATTAAACTAGGTTGGACGGAATTTATATAGGATGGGGCTAGTCCAAAGTTTATCATAATACAGGTGgttatttctgaaaaaaaatagatatgcCAAATTTCTACCTGGATGAAGCATAATTGACCAAATATTCCTAACATGAAACTTGGTACAAAATCTACCAGTTACTTCTCTGTCTCCATCAATATTGAACAGAGACCCAAACTGCACTTTGGTTACCCAGGGTATGCTTATAAAAAAGGAATGAGTGCCAGTTGCTAGGTGATATGAAGATTGAGGAACCCAATGAGGAATAAAAAAGATGTACTTCAGCTAACAGAGAGAGCCTAAGGTAGAACTGATCTGAACTTATGTGGCCAAAACGAATGTTCCTGCAATGCTCACCAATTTGTTAGTTTCTGATATTTCGTCAGCAACACTATGCCTGGTTTCTCGTTATGCAGAAGTGCTAAGTACGTCTTCAGCTGTCACATTGGAATCAACAGGTGGTCGAATGGGCTTTGGGACAGGGGGAGGCTTAGGTGGCCTGTGCGGACGAACTTTATCAACTTCCTTTGAAGGAATATCAAACTgcaaagtaaaatatatatcattgaGTTACTGCAGTTAAAAAAAGATAACTTTAATCCAGTGAATTCGTGCATcaaatttataggaatataCTAGCAAAGTAGTGCACCGAAGGTCCAAAATAAATTGATTCTCTAGTAATGACCAGAAATTGGgaaattaaacaagaaaaacCCCAATCCATCATCCCTATGTGcgtaattaaaatttagaatCATATAAACTGCCAGTTTATTGTGCATCTCTAGCACTCTTAATGATGGTGATGTGAgtggaagagaaaatgaaacgaGTCTGGGGAAGAGGGGGGTAGAAAAGTTAACTGCCACACAAACGATTGTGACCGAAATCCTTACAAGACAGAAACCACTGAATCAAACTAGGGGTACATACCCATGTCCTTCTTCTTCAATTTAAAAAGCCAGATCTAATCAAATTCATCAAGTTCACATCATTACTGGCGAGACCATAAAGCCCATTGACAATGCAAAGCACAACGTGCATGCAAAAGTTCATGGGTGACAggcattaagaaaaaaatgcaaatgATCCAGTGCCACTTTTGTACAAGGAACCAGCCATCTAATAGAAGTGCTGCATCTATTAATATTCTGCAAAAGAATTCTTCAGTGAAACCAAAAGCTCATATCACCGAGAACATACTAACCTTGTAACCACAGCCAGATACGCAAGCACGAAAACACTCCtgtatagagaaatgataaacaATCTATAATAAGCGTGTTCAGCAATGCTAATGTTCTTTGCTTCCATGTCATGCATTTCCACAATTTGAAAACTAAAAGAATGATTGAAGAGCATCAAGTACAACTACAAAGTTTTTAACCAGATAAATCCTATATTGATAATAACAAGTTGTCTAAAGAATGACATTATTGTTATAGAAATGCTAAATTCCAACAGTAAGTAAAGCATTTCTATATACGAAGTACTTTTGTATTGTGCAATCTTAATACTGGCTTTCTCCTAAAATCCAGAGCCTTCGTATTCAGCATCAAATGTAATTTCTTTAACTTGTAAAATAAAGCATTGGATCTGTTAGGTATGCTTTATTGAGCAGAGCAACAAGTACAGTAGGTTCATAAAGCCATCTTATCTGACAAACTTGTGTATATTGTGGCTGCTGAAGAGCTCTAATTAAGTGTAGTAGTTACAAATTCCAAGAGAATGATAACCACAATATAGAAGGCATCTGAGTTTCTGGTGTTGTAGAAGCAAGATGCAGAGTGGACAGGTTGTTTGGGTCAAGGTGACAAAGGAACATTTCTTGCAAGAAGTTGGGACGGGTTAACAATGCATTTccaaagaaagaacaaaaaaacacCCCAACATACAATATAagtcatccattttttttaagattcaCAATTAACTTCATTCAACTGTCCTTTGAGTGATCTCCCAAATCTGGGCACCGCCAGGACACTCCAAATCTATAATCAATTGCCATGTCACTTCAATTTACATGATGTCACTCAaaccctcttcttcttcttcttttttacttttttttttttgacaagtactCAAGTCCTCTTCTAAGGCCCACAAATTACTTCAATTTAGAAATCACAAGAGTTCAAGAACAAAATTTCCAAGGATTTTTTGTGCCTAAAAAAAGCTCTGAACTTCAGATTATAGGAGTGAAAGAATACACAGTACCGTAACCAAACAACTGAACCTTTATCTAATCTGTCTCTCATTACCATACCTTCTTTTTAAGTGTCAGTCATTACTATTACCACATTATACTCCACTAGTCCCCTGCCCCAAAGTCAATCGATTACTTTGAAATTGCGAATTTAACCAAAGGGAGATGTCATTGGCCGTTACCTACCACagtactaataaaaatattttttcttttttgacaagtaaaaagAGTATTagtaaaaataacttaaaattgAATTCCCATTTGATTGAAAGGTAAAATCACAAATAAGTCCACACTaacaaccaaagaaaaaaaaaaaaaaaagaggataatCACCAGGCAGCTTAATGTGAACTGTGAAGGCTTTAACCATAAAAGCAGTATAAGCGCTAAAATAAATCGCAGCATTCGGGATCttgaaaaatagaaaggaaatgCAAAAGAACCACAGGTGATAGAGAAAGTGCCTCTGAGTGGCTGGCAGCTCCAGGAGAACGGTCAATGTAGGCACTCCACTGGCGGTCCTTT
Encoded proteins:
- the LOC121266811 gene encoding uncharacterized protein LOC121266811 isoform X1 produces the protein MIPQQWAPPCGKECTNKYAMLTQIPWRVFCKKGCDADAETWEECLEECNELCYKDPVLKDRQWSAYIDRSPGAASHSEECFRACVSGCGYKFDIPSKEVDKVRPHRPPKPPPVPKPIRPPVDSNVTAEDVLSTSA
- the LOC121266811 gene encoding uncharacterized protein LOC121266811 isoform X2 is translated as MIPQQWAPPCGKECTNKYAMLTQIPWRVFCKKGCDADAETWEECLEECNELCYKDPVLKDRQWSAYIDRSPGAASHSEFDIPSKEVDKVRPHRPPKPPPVPKPIRPPVDSNVTAEDVLSTSA